Proteins found in one Leguminivora glycinivorella isolate SPB_JAAS2020 chromosome 4, LegGlyc_1.1, whole genome shotgun sequence genomic segment:
- the LOC125225543 gene encoding COPII coat assembly protein sec16, translating to MKVLALVLTLWSVDAYPYYPYYGNVDTLSFGASDSSRGGMAMSRYYNPYYTQQAGGGLAAFMFRQPEEQQTSQYYLPDRRPQTQPELTYLPPQQNEVFYPQQPEKPATEQTEIADPTERTEISTTAKAIPEIVEPEVEEVEKPRKRVQKKKQVKRPVEDEDDEDDRYDMPRMPAAAFFPMFFGYGGRSGSGGMPGGATAVANAYSTGRGGVASSHATAYGAPRPENQKL from the exons ATGAAGGTCCTGGCTTTGGTGTTGACGCTGTGGTCGGTGGACGCGTACCCGTACTATCCTTATTACGGCAATGTTGATACtt TATCCTTCGGCGCAAGCGACAGCAGCCGCGGCGGCATGGCCATGAGCCGGTACTACAACCCGTACTACACGCAGCAGGCCGGCGGCGGCCTGGCCGCCTTCATGTTCCGCCAGCCCGAGGAGCAGCAAACCAGCCAGTATTACCTCCCCGACCGCCGTCCCCAAACCCAGCCAGAGCTCACCTACCTCCCTCCTCAGCAAAACGAAGTCTTCTACCCTCAACAGCCAGAAAAACCTGCCACGGAGCAAACAGAAATCGCCGACCCTACCGAAAGAACTGAAATCTCAACTACAGCCAAAGCTATTCCAGAAATAGTCGAACCTGAGGTTGAAGAGGTCGAGAAGCCTAGGAAGAGAGTGCAGAAGAAGAAGCAGGTCAAACGGCCTGTTGAAGATGAGGATGACGAAGATGATAGATACGATATGCCAAGGATGCCGGCTGCGGCTTTCTTCCCCATGTTCTTCGGTTACGGAGGGCGGTCCGGGTCGGGTGGCATGCCCGGAGGAGCGACGGCGGTCGCCAACGCCTACAGCACTGGCCGCGGCGGTGTTGCCAGTAGCCACGCAACTGCATATGGCGCGCCTAGGCCTGAAAACCAGAAGTTATAG